The following coding sequences lie in one Glycine soja cultivar W05 chromosome 16, ASM419377v2, whole genome shotgun sequence genomic window:
- the LOC114390285 gene encoding phosphoglucomutase, cytoplasmic-like, giving the protein MRWSILWSIVCFCGDWSTCCDLVNIDTVGITALEELHKSLSSHGKQNVDAGAAKELMAYLVKLQSSLSEVNQYVNFSTLTIEAIWFTQLRKES; this is encoded by the exons ATGCGCTGGAGCATTCTTTGGAGTATTGTTTGCTTCTGTGGAGATTGGTCTACTTGCTGCG ATTTGGTGAACATTGACACCGTTGGAATCACTGCTCTAGAGGAACTGCATAAAAGTTTGTCTTCACATGGAAAACAG aaCGTGGATGCAGGTGCAGCAAAGGAACTGATGGCATATTTGGTCAAGCTGCAGTCCTCACTTTCAGAAGTCAATCAGTATGTTAATTTTAGTACACTAACAATAGAAGCTATTTGGTTCACTCAATTAAGAAAAGAATCTTAA
- the LOC114389920 gene encoding sulfate transporter 2.1-like, with the protein MGTSREIAIGPVAVVSLLLSSMMEKLVDPATDPVGYTKLILLATLFAGIFQTSFGLLRLGFLVDFLSHAAIVGFVAGAAIVIGLQQLKGLLGITNFLTKTDIVSVMKAVWEAIHNPGKRKKKLFWLASISPLVSVVVSTLIVFITRADKNGVKIVKHVKGGLNPRSLHQLDFNNPYIGEVAKIGLVVAVVALTVSNQL; encoded by the exons ATGGGAACCTCGAGGGAGATAGCAATTGGTCCGGTGGCAGTGGTTTCTCTTCTGTTATCCTCAATGATGGAGAAATTAGTAGACCCTGCTACTGATCCAGTGGGTTATACAAAGCTGATTTTGCTTGCTACTCTCTTTGCTGGTATCTTTCAGACTTCCTTCGGACTCCTCAG ACTTGGGTTCCTTGTGGATTTCCTATCCCATGCTGCAATAGTTGGATTTGTGGCAGGAGCAGCCATTGTGATTGGGCTTCAACAGTTAAAGGGACTCTTAGGAATCACCAATTTTTTGACCAAGACCGACATAGTCTCTGTCATGAAAGCTGTTTGGGAAGCAATTCATAATCCA ggtaaaaggaagaagaaactaTTCTGGTTGGCATCAATCTCTCCTCTTGTATCTGTTGTTGTGTCAACTTTAATTGTGTTTATCACAAGAGCTGATAAAAATGGAGTTAAAATTGTGAAACATGTCAAAGGGGGGTTGAATCCAAGATCCCTCCATCAGTTAGACTTCAACAACCCCTACATTGGAGAAGTGGCTAAAATTGGACTAGTGGTTGCTGTCGTTGCCCTTACTGTGAGTaaccaattataa